The Falco biarmicus isolate bFalBia1 chromosome 20, bFalBia1.pri, whole genome shotgun sequence DNA window TGTGTAGAAAAACTCCCTCCAGAGGAGCTGCCCATGCAAGgaggtggggggctgggagtgctcctgctgctggcaaaggCAGGATCAGCCCCTCTGGGTGGGCTGGTCCCTGTTTTCTCCAGCCCTCCACCTCTTCTGCCAGGTTTCTCTGGCTTAccctctgcctcccaccccaaaaATGCTGCCTCACCCCTTGGTAGACCTGGTCCAGCCGCCACCAGAAGGTGCGGACCGACAAGCAGCCAAATTTGAGGTAGGGGCTGAGGACAGTGGTGCTGGGGCTCAGTGAGGTGGGCGCTGTCCTGGGCTTTTGGAAGCTGCACACCCAGGCCTGGATGGGGGACACACATTGGCGTCATGTTTTGGGATGGGGGAGATAAAGCAGCCCCCAAATGTGGGTGGTGGCTGCTGAGCACTGACCGTCCTCTCCATGAGTGCATCGAGCCGGGTGAGTGCTGCTGTCTCCCCGCCGGGGTAGAGGTGAGGACCCACATTGGTGGGGTCCTGGCCCAGCTCCTCCAAGTTGGGGACCCCATAGTCGGTGTCATGGCTGGCCTGGCATGGGGTGTGGCAGCCTGGGGCACAGAGTACAGTGGGGGTGTGATGGCCATCACTCTGCTCCAGGGTGAACAGGGAGATGCTGACCCAGCTTTGTGCTCTACCCACCCCAGGTCCACCCCATGCTCACCCTGGAGATGCTCCTGCGTgagtgctggggctggcttCTCTGGGGGTCCAAGGGTTGCCAGGAGGCTCTGAAGGCGCTTGTAGGTCAGGGGGGCTTTGCCCTTGTTCAGGGCAAGGACtctggggtgggagagggagagaCGGGCTTGGCACTGGGGCTGGATCTCACATCCCCAAAAGACAGCACCAGGCACCCACCTCTCAGTGTCATAGAGGGTGTGGGACACCTCCTGGATCACCTCCACAccatgctgtgctgccagcttgGCCACGGTGGCATCACGCTGGCGGGCGGAGGGTTCAGTGTCCACCTCGAAGGTCAACAGTGTTGTCCCCCAGGCGTGGAAGAGACTGGGAAACACCTCCTCTGGGCAGCCCCGCACCACGAACAGCCTGCCGGGGAGCTGGGTGGGCACAAAGCCCCTTGagacacccacacacccccccccaaattcCTCGGGGGTGGCACCGGGACTCACCTGGAGCCGATTTTCTGCAGGCTTCCATCCAAGTCCCGCAGGGCATCGAGGAGGAACCGCTGGGCATTGGTGCCTGCCTGGCTGTTGGAGGGGTTGAGGATGAAGAGGGGGTGGAGGCAGCAGCAATCagtggcagctgccagcagtgctgggttgTCGTGCAGCCGGAGACCCTTCCGAAACCAGTggatggagctgtgctgcaTGGCTGGGAGGGGTCCTGGTGGGGTGTGACctgggaaaaaaggggaaaaaaaccctgccttgTTTGGTAAATCTAACTTGTAAAAtaagcaggagcagcagagatcGACCTATCTATGTCTGGTTATAAAACCAGGGGGAAACACGTCCGGGCTTGCTGGTGAGGGCTGGCCGTGGTGACGGCATCTGGCTGGTGGCGGATGTGGGTGGGAGGCCCTGGGGAGGGCTGGCTTCCCGGCCCGCAGGATCGCAGCTGACTTCCCCTGCCTGTGCTTCCGCAGGCCCAGGTGGACCCCAGGCCTGCTGGCCGCTGGGGGTcttgggctggggcagcaggcagcagagggacgGGACAGTCCTCTGCTCTGTCCCTGGGGGAGTTGGTGGGTGCCCCCCGTCATTCCCTCCACCCTGGAGCTGCTCTGTTAGGAACAGCTCCTGGATGAGGAAGCTGTAACAATGGATCAGCCTCACCATTTACTGCAGATCCCATTAGGCTCCAGAGTGAATGTGCTGCATCCTGCCTCTCTTTTCCCACCTAGGTGATCCCGGAAGATTGATCTCCTCGCTGAACTCAGGAGCTGATGCATCCCCCTTTCCTGCTCCGATGCCGGACTCCTGCATCCCAGGTAGGCATCCCCCAAACTTTGCCCCGCACCGTTTACTGTCTGTGCTTGAGCTTTTTGCTATTACTAAGCGGTGGCTTGTTTGGGGAGTGTGGTTTCCGCAGGTGCACCAAGCCTCGCTGGCATTTTCTGCAGTCCTGTGCTGTTTTGCATTGGGGTAAAGGCTTCAGCGTGACTTAGGGTGTTTCATTTTGGAAGAGGTGATGCAAATAGTGGAAAAATGAGCCATGTTTGCTCCTGGGGCTTGTTTCCCCCATTGCTGCTCCTGGGTACCTGCAGGAAGGGCCTGGGCACCCCAAACCATGCTGGGAGCACAATGCTGAGGTGTGGGCATGGTGTGAGCTGGCAAGGGATGGGCAGGAATGCTGGAGTAGGCATCACTGCAGATGCATGGATCTGGGCATCACCCAAGCAGTGTTTGGTTTGCCAGTTGATCCCCAGTGATCCCTGCTTTTCCCCTCTACAGGGTCctttcactgctgctg harbors:
- the LOC130141641 gene encoding cryptochrome-2-like isoform X5 encodes the protein MQHSSIHWFRKGLRLHDNPALLAAATDCCCLHPLFILNPSNSQAGTNAQRFLLDALRDLDGSLQKIGSRLFVVRGCPEEVFPSLFHAWGTTLLTFEVDTEPSARQRDATVAKLAAQHGVEVIQEVSHTLYDTERWVPGAVFWGCEIQPQCQARLSLSHPRVLALNKGKAPLTYKRLQSLLATLGPPEKPAPALTQEHLQGCHTPCQASHDTDYGVPNLEELGQDPTNVGPHLYPGGETAALTRLDALMERTAWVCSFQKPRTAPTSLSPSTTVLSPYLKFGCLSVRTFWWRLDQVYQGQQEHSQPPTSLHGQLLWREFFYTAGASIPNFDRMAGNPVCLQVDWDNNPQHLHAWREGQTGYPFIDAIMTQLRTEGWIHHLARHAVACFLTRGDLWVSWEEGLKVFEELLLDADWSLNAGNWLWLSGSAFFHQYFRVYSPVAFGKKTDRDGAYIRKYVPILKDFPAEYIYEPWKAPRAVQERAGCLVGTHYPQPIVEHGVASKRNLGRMKLAHARKGTKREPLAGPSVAESQRKKPKAKGQ
- the LOC130141641 gene encoding cryptochrome-2-like isoform X4, producing the protein MQHSSIHWFRKGLRLHDNPALLAAATDCCCLHPLFILNPSNSQAGTNAQRFLLDALRDLDGSLQKIGSRLFVVRGCPEEVFPSLFHAWGTTLLTFEVDTEPSARQRDATVAKLAAQHGVEVIQEVSHTLYDTERWVPGAVFWGCEIQPQCQARLSLSHPRVLALNKGKAPLTYKRLQSLLATLGPPEKPAPALTQEHLQGCHTPCQASHDTDYGVPNLEELGQDPTNVGPHLYPGGETAALTRLDALMERTAWVCSFQKPRTAPTSLSPSTTVLSPYLKFGCLSVRTFWWRLDQVYQGQQEHSQPPTSLHGQLLWREFFYTAGASIPNFDRMAGNPVCLQVDWDNNPQHLHAWREGQTGYPFIDAIMTQLRTEGWIHHLARHAVACFLTRGDLWVSWEEGLKVFEELLLDADWSLNAGNWLWLSGSAFFHQYFRVYSPVAFGKKTDRDGAYIRKYVPILKDFPAEYIYEPWKAPRAVQERAGCLVGTHYPQPIVEHGVASKRNLGRMKLAHARKAAFLSPRHQARATGWSLSGRITKEKAQGQGAVSPTRTSRQLLVMDHALLVLF
- the LOC130141641 gene encoding cryptochrome-2-like isoform X7, yielding MQHSSIHWFRKGLRLHDNPALLAAATDCCCLHPLFILNPSNSQAGTNAQRFLLDALRDLDGSLQKIGSRLFVVRGCPEEVFPSLFHAWGTTLLTFEVDTEPSARQRDATVAKLAAQHGVEVIQEVSHTLYDTERWVPGAVFWGCEIQPQCQARLSLSHPRVLALNKGKAPLTYKRLQSLLATLGPPEKPAPALTQEHLQGCHTPCQASHDTDYGVPNLEELGQDPTNVGPHLYPGGETAALTRLDALMERTAWVCSFQKPRTAPTSLSPSTTVLSPYLKFGCLSVRTFWWRLDQVYQGQQEHSQPPTSLHGQLLWREFFYTAGASIPNFDRMAGNPVCLQVDWDNNPQHLHAWREGQTGYPFIDAIMTQLRTEGWIHHLARHAVACFLTRGDLWVSWEEGLKVFEELLLDADWSLNAGNWLWLSGSAFFHQYFRVYSPVAFGKKTDRDGAYIRISLLSTFMSPGKHRGPCKRGQAAWWAPTTPSPSWSMGWRARGTWGA
- the LOC130141641 gene encoding cryptochrome-2-like isoform X1; protein product: MQHSSIHWFRKGLRLHDNPALLAAATDCCCLHPLFILNPSNSQAGTNAQRFLLDALRDLDGSLQKIGSRLFVVRGCPEEVFPSLFHAWGTTLLTFEVDTEPSARQRDATVAKLAAQHGVEVIQEVSHTLYDTERWVPGAVFWGCEIQPQCQARLSLSHPRVLALNKGKAPLTYKRLQSLLATLGPPEKPAPALTQEHLQGCHTPCQASHDTDYGVPNLEELGQDPTNVGPHLYPGGETAALTRLDALMERTAWVCSFQKPRTAPTSLSPSTTVLSPYLKFGCLSVRTFWWRLDQVYQGQEHSQPPTSLHGQLLWREFFYTAGASIPNFDRMAGNPVCLQVDWDNNPQHLHAWREGQTGYPFIDAIMTQLRTEGWIHHLARHAVACFLTRGDLWVSWEEGLKVFEELLLDADWSLNAGNWLWLSGSAFFHQYFRVYSPVAFGKKTDRDGAYIRKYVPILKDFPAEYIYEPWKAPRAVQERAGCLVGTHYPQPIVEHGVASKRNLGRMKLAHARKGNKSPVRHQAHFTSSCHPSCLSLPQAPSESHWLVPQWPNHKGKSPRPRGSEPHKDVQAVVSYGSCTTCPVLTHFAQPPCINPFPSPSLRLATWLLPPPQKSTPTPSTCPKKG